The Entelurus aequoreus isolate RoL-2023_Sb linkage group LG04, RoL_Eaeq_v1.1, whole genome shotgun sequence nucleotide sequence CTTCATGTCATGTAATGTGAACTAAGATGCAGAAGATGGCACTATTTAGCCATTTTGTTAGCATCCGGGGCGGGGAATCATTTGTTTGATTTGGTAGAAGGTATTGGAAGAGAAAGATAGCTCTGTGGTGCTGACATCCACAcgggacaaagaaaacaatcttgtTGGGCTGTATTCGAAATGAAACCTTAATTATTTTGTCTGGAAGATCACCTGGATGTCTATAAAAGAGGTTATTGTAGCACAATGAGTCTTACTTGCCGTGTATAAGGAATACTGGACATCAATGTGACAATGAGGCCACACAAAAGGTATGTGCTTCTTATTGTGTTCTTGTACACAATTCCCTGTGTTTGGGCTTCAGTGACTCATTATTCAATCCCAGAGGAGCTCAAGGAAGGATCAGTGGTTGCAAACCTTGCAAATGATCTCAGTTTGGATGTTACAAGTCTGATTAGACGCAAGATGCGAGTCGACATCATCGCTAATAAGAAATATCTGGACGTGAACAAAGAGACTGGGGAACTGTACATTTTGGAGAAGATTGACAGGGAACATATATGTAACGTGAAATGGACATCGTGTTATCTCAAGATGGAGGTGACACTGGAAAACCCACTGCGTATTTTCAACATAGAGTTAGAAATTCTAGATATGAATGACAACGCCCCGCAGTTCAGACGTGACTCCATTCATTTAGATATATCTGAATCTACATCAGCAGGGGAGAGATTCTCTTTGAGCAATGCAGTGGATCCTGATGTGGGGAGCAATTCAGTAAAAACATATCATCTGAGTGAAAGTGATCATTTTAATATCGAAGTTCAGACTGGAAGAGATGGGTCGAAATTTGCAGAACTGATAATGAAGAAGAGTTTAGACCGAGAGCAGCAGGCTACACATCATTTAATATTAACGGCAGTAGATGGCGGTACACCTCCTCGTTCTGGTACTGTCAATATTATTGTCAATGTTTTAGACACCAATGACAACGCTCCTTTGTTTAATGAATCTAATTACAGTGTGAACATAATGGAGAATTCTCCTATTGGAAACCTTGTTATTGATTTAAATGCTACTGACTTGGATGAAGGCTCCAACTCCGATTTAACATATTCATATAGTTTATACACACCAGAGAAAACACAAGAAACGTTTCACTTAAATCCTACTACTGGTGAGATTACTGTTAGAGGGATGTTGAATTATGAAGATTTTAAGATTTATGATATGGAAGTTATAGCAGCAGACAAAGGAGTCAACAGTTTATCAGGACAATGTACAATTAAAATTCAAGTTGAGGACATGAATGACAACCATCCAGAAATATCTATTAAATCTTTCCAAAGTCCAGTCAGTGAGAATATTGATGTTGACACGGTGATAGCAGTGGTCAGTGTGAGTGATAAGGACTCAGGTGACAATGGAGTAGTGGATCTTCACATTCCTCGTAAAATGCCTTTTAAACTGAGGGAGTCCTCTGATAACTATTACGAGTTAGTGGTCTCCGAGCCTTTAGACCGTGAGAAGGTTCCAGAATATGACATCACCTTCACTGTCACAGACCGAGGCTCCCCTCCTTTGAGTGACAATGAAACCATGACTTTACAGCTGCTGGATGTGAATGATAATGTTCCACACTTCCCTCAGTCCTTTTATACCATACGTGTGATGGAGAATAACGCTCCTGGCGCCTTGCTCAGTTCACTCAGTGCGTTTGACCCTGACCTCCATGAGAACCAGTACCTAGTTTACTTCATCCTAGAGAAGGAGATCGTCAACACCTCCATGTCCATGCTGTTCTCCATCAATCCAGAGAACGGGAACCTTTACGCACTAAAGACTTTTGACTATGAGATGGAGAAGGACTTTCTTTTCCACATTGAGGCCAGAGACTCTGGCTCTCCTCCACTCAGCAGCAACGTCACAGTCCACATCATCATTATGGACCAGAACGACAACACCCCAGTTATTGTCTCTCCTTGGCGAGCGCACGGCTCCGTGGTGGAGGAGAAGATCCCCAGATCCACTGATAAAGGTTCTCTGGTTGCCAAGGTGATAGCTTTGGACGTGGACTCGGTGCACAACTCTCGCATCACCTACCACTTCCTGCAGGTGACTGATGCCACCTTGTTCAGTCTGGACCAGTACAACGGAGAGATCCGCACCATGAGGATGTTCAGTTACAAAGATCCACGTCACCAGAGACTGGTTGTTGTTGCCAAGGACAACGGGGATCCGGCTCTCTCTGCTACAGTCACCATCAAGCTGTCCACGATGGAGACTGCTGTGAAGGCCCACTCCGACATGACTGAGGTGCCCATGGAATACGATATCTTCTCAGACCTCAACCTGTATTTGGTCATCGGTCTGGGATCAGTGTCCTTCCTGCTGCTCATCACCATCTTGGTCACCATCGTGCTCAAGTGTCAGAATACCAAGCCCAGCATGGCGGCTCCGCCCAGCAGGAACAGTGTGATCAGTGAGAGGAACTCCACCATCGCAGATTCCACTCTGGTGTCCAACGATGCCTACTGGTACAGTCTGTTTCTGGCAGAGACCAGGAAAGGAAAGATGGTGGTCAGGCAGCCTGTGCCAAAGGGTTCCAGATACATCGTGTCCAGTATTCCCAGGAGCACAGGCATGTCTGAGACTAGTGGCTCTGCTCCTTCAACCTTGCAGGTAAGCACATTTTGACTTTTGAATTAATATTAATATCATCATATTGCCTTTTTGTGGTTTGTCTATGCAAGCATGTCCACCAGGAACACATTCCAAATACCCTTTCACTGTGTTTTGTCACGAAAAAAACCCAGTTATTTCAGTTCAATGAAAATAAGCACACTCATCAAAAAGTCGTGTCATTCAGATCCGCAATATCGTCTGGATTGAAGGGCATCAAATATGACAAAATACATTGACACAAAACAACAATCACATCTAATctaaaaaagtcataaaaaccTTTGAAACGCATTTTCATGCTCACTTTATAAGTGCTGCTAAATAAGCACTTCTTATGTAATTTTGATGTCATTAATATAGTAGGAATAGCCATCATATGGCcaacaaaaacatgttgtttaatgATGTCATGTGGACTGGAATatgcacaaaacaaaaacacttttGTAAGAagtataattttatttaaaaaagctccacgttgattttttttttcagtaactaCTTCATGTCATGTAATGTGAACTAAGATGCAGAAGATGGCACTATTTAGCCATTTTGTTACCATCCAGGGCGGGGAATCATTTGTTTGATTTGGTAGAAGGTATTGGAAGAGAAGGATACGTCTGTGGTGCTGACATCCACAcgggacaaagaaaacaatcttgtTGGGCTGTATTCGAAATGAAACCTTAATTATTTTGTCTGGAAGATCACCTGGATGTCTATAAAAGAGGTTATTGTAGCATACTGAGTCTTACTTGCCGTGTATAAGGAATACTGGACATCAATGTGACAATGAGGCCACACAAAAGGTACGTGCTTCTTATTGTGTTCTTGTACACAATTCCCTGTGTTTGGGCTTCAGTGACTCATTATTCAATCCCAGAGGAGCTCAAGGAAGGATCAGTGGTTGCCAACCTTGCAAATGATCTCAGTTTGGATGTTACAAGTCTGATTAGACGCAAGATGCGAGTCGACATCATCGCTAATAAGAAATATCTGGACGTGAACAAAGAGACTGGGGAACTGTACATTGTGGAGAAGATTGACAGGGAACATATATGTAACGTGAAATGGACATCGTGTTATCTCAAGCTGGAGGTGACACTGGAAAACCCACTGCGTATTTTCAACATAGAGTTAGAAATCCTAGATATGAATGACAACGCCCCGCAGTTCAGACGTGACTCCATTCATTTAGATATATCTGAATCTACACCAGCAGGGGAGAGATTCTCTTTGAGCAATGCAGTCGATCCTGATGTGGGGAGCAATTCAGTAAAAACATATCATCTGAGTGAAAGTGATCATTTTAATATCGAAGTTCAGACTGGAAGAGATGGGTCGAAATTTGCAGAACTGATAATGAAGAAGAGTTTAGACCGAGAGCAGCAGGCTACACATCATTTAATATTAACGGCAGTAGATGGCGGTACACCTCCTCGTTCTGGTACTGTCAATATTATTGTCAATGTTTTAGACACCAATGACAACGCTCCTTTGTTTAATGAATCTATTTACAGTGTGAACATAATGGAGAATTCTCCTATTGGAAACCTTGTTATTGATTTAAATGCTACTGACTTGGATGAAGGCTCCAACTCCGATTTAACATATTCATATAGTTTATACACACCAGAGAAAACACAAGAAACGTTTCACTTAAATCCTACTACTGGTGAGATTACTGTTAGAGGGATGTTGAATTATGAAGATTTTAAGATTTATGATATGGAAGTTATAGCAGCAGACAAAGGAGTCAACAGTTTATCAGGACAATGTACAATTAAAATTCAAGTTGAGGACATGAATGACAACCATCCAGAAATATCTATTAAATCTTTCCAAAGTCCAGTCAGTGAGAATATTGATGTTGACACGGTGATAGCAGTGGTCAGTGTGAGTGATAAGGACTCAGGTGACAATGGAGTAGTGGATCTTCACATTCCTCGTAAAATGCCTTTTAAACTGAGGGAGTCCTCTGATAACTATTACGAGTTAGTGGTCTCCGAGCCTTTAGACCGTGAGAAGGTTCCAGAATATGACATCACCTTCACTGTCACAGACCGAGGCTCCCCTCCTTTGAGTGACAATGAAACCATGACTTTACAGCTGCTGGATGTGAATGATAATGTTCCACACTTCCCTCAGTCCTTTTATACCATACGTGTGATGGAGAATAACGCTCCTGGCGCCTTGCTCAGTTCACTCAGTGCGTTTGACCCTGACCTCCATGAGAACCAGTACCTAGTTTACTTCATCCTAGAGAAGGAGATCGTCAACACCTCCATGTCCATGCTGTTCTCCATCAATCCAGAGAACGGGAACCTTTACGCACTAAAGACTTTTGACTATGAGATGGAGAAGGACTTTCTTTTCCACATTGAGGCCAGAGACTCTGGCTCTCCTCCACTCAGCAGCAACGTCACAGTCCACATCATCATTATGGACCAGAACGACAACACCCCAGTTATTGTCTCTCCTTGGCGAGCGCACGGCTCCGTGGTGGAGGAGAAGATCCCCAGATCCACTGATAAAGGATCTCTGGTTGCCAAGGTGATAGCTTTGGACGTGGACTCGGTGCACAACTCTCGCATCACCTACCACTTCCTGCAGGTGACTGATGCCACCTTGTTCAGTCTGGACCAGTACAACGGAGAGATCCGCACCATGAGGATGTTCAGTTACAAAGATCCACGTCACCAGAGACTGGTTGTTGTTGCCAAGGACAACGGGGATCCGGCGCTCTCTGCTACAGTCACCATCAAGCTGTCCACGATGGAGACTGCTGTGAAGGCCCACTCGGACATGACTGAGGTGCCCATGGAATACGACATCTTCTCAGACCTCAACCTGTATTTAGTCATCGGTCTGGGATCAGTGTCCTTCCTGCTGCTCATCACCATCTTGGTCACCATCGTGCTCAAGTGTCAGAATACCAAGCCCAGCATGGCGGCTCCGCCCAGCAGGAACAGTGTGATCAGTGAGAGGAACTCCACCATCGCAGATTCCACTCTGGTGTCCAACGATGCCTACTGGTACAGTCTGTTTCTGGCAGAGACCAGGAAAGGAAAGATGGTGGTCAGGCAGCCTGTGCCAAAGGGTTCCCGATACATCGTGTCCAGTATTCCCAGGAGCACAGGCATGTCTGAGACTAGTGGCTCTGCTCCTTCAACCTTGCAGGTAAGCACATTTTGACTTTTGAATTAATATTAATATCATCATATTGCCTTTTTGTGGTTTGTCTATGCAAGCATGTCCACCAGGAACACATTCCAAATACCCTTTCACTGTGTTTTTTCACGAAAAAAACCCAGTTATTTCAGTTCAATGAAAATAAGCACATTCATCAAAAAGTTGTGTCATTCAGATCCGCAATATCGTCTGGATTGAAGGGCATAAAATATGACAAAATACATTGACACAAAACAACAATCACATCTAATtctaaaaaaagtcataaaaaccTTTGAAGCACATTTTCATGCTCACTTTATATGTACTGCTAAATAAGCACTTCTTATGTAATTTTGATGTCATTAATATAGTAGGAATAGCCATCATATGGTCAACAAAAACAGGTTGTTTAATGAAGTCATGTGGACTGGAATatgcacaaaacaaaaacacttttGTAAGaagtataattttattttaaaaaagctccacattgatttttttttttcagtaactaCTTCATGTCATGTAATGTGAACTAAGATGCAGAAGATGGCACTATTTAGCCATTTTGTTACCATCCAGGGCGGGGAATCATTTGTTTGATTTGGTAGAAGGTATTGGAAGAGAAATATAGCTCTGTGGTGCTGACATCCACAcgggacaaagaaaacaatctttttGGGCTGTATTCGAAATGAAACCTTAATTATTTTGTCTGGAAGATCACCTGGATGTCTATAAAAGAGGTTATTGTAGCACACTGAGTCTTATTTGCCGTGTATAAGGAATACTGGACATCAATGTGACAATGAGGCCACACAAAAGGTACGTGCTTCTCATTGTGTTCTTGTACACAATTCCTTGTGTTTGGGCTTCAGTGACTCATTATTCAATCCCAGAGGAGCTCAAAGAAGGATCAGTGGTTGCAAACCTTGCAAATGATCTCAGTTTGGATGTTACAAGTCTGATTAGACGCAAGATGCGAGTCGACATCATCGCTAATAAGAAATATCTGGACGTGAACAAAGAGACTGGGGAACTGTACATTTTGGAGAAGATTGACAGGGAACATATATGTAACACGAAATCGACATCGTCGTGTTATCTCAAGCTGGAGGTGACACTGGAAAACCCACTGCGTATTTTCAACATAGAGTTAGAAATACTAGATATGAATGACAACGCCCCGCAGTTCAGACGTGACTCCATTCATTTAGATATATCTGAATCTACACCAGCCGGGGAGAGATTCTCTTTGAGCAATGCAGTCGATCCTGATGTGGGGAGCAATTCAGTAAAAACATATCATCTGAGTGAAAGTGATCATTTTAATATCGAAGTTCAGACTGGAAGAGATGGGTCGAAATTTGCAGAACTGATAATGAAGAGGAATTTAGACCGAGAGCAGCAGGCTACACATCATTTAATATTAACGGCAGTAGATGGCGGTACACCTCCTCGTTCTGGTACTGTCAATATTATTGTCAATGTTTTAGACACCAATGACAACGCTCCTTTGTTTAATGAATCTATTTACAGTGTGAAAATAATGGAGAATTCTCCTATTGGAAACCTTGTTATTGATTTAAATGCTACTGACTTAGATGAAGGCTCCAACTCCGATTTAACATATTCATATAGTTTATACACACCAGAGAAAACACAAGAAACATTTCACTTAAATCCTTCTACTGGTGAGATTACTGTTAGAGGAATGTTGAATTATGAAGATTTTAAGATTTATGATATGGAAGTTATAGCAGCAGACAAAGGAGTCAACAGTTTATCAGGACAATGTACAATTAAAATTCAAGTTGAGGACATGAATGACAACCATCCAGAAATATCTATTAAATCTTTCCAAAGTCCAGTCAGTGAGAATATTGATGTTGACACGGTGATAGCAGTGGTCAGTGTGAGTGATAAGGACTCAGGTGACAATGGAGTAGTGGATCTTCACATTCCTCGTAAAATGCCTTTTAAACTGAGGGAGTCCTCTGATAACTATTACGAGTTAGTGGTCTCCGAGCCATTAGACCGTGAGAAGGTTCCAGAATATGACATCACCTTCACTGTCACAGACCGAGGCTCCCCTCCTTTGAGTGACAATGAAACCATGACTTTACAGCTGCTGGATGTGAATGATAATGTTCCACACTTCCCTCAGTCCTTTTATACCATACGTGTGATGGAGAATAACGCTCCTGGCACCTTGCTCAGTTCACTCAGTGCGTTTGACCCTGACCTCCATGAGAACCAGTACCTAGTGTA carries:
- the LOC133648083 gene encoding protocadherin alpha-C2-like, which produces MRPHKRYVLLIVFLYTIPCVWASVTHYSIPEELKEGSVVANLANDLSLDVTSLIRRKMRVDIIANKKYLDVNKETGELYILEKIDREHICNVKWTSCYLKMEVTLENPLRIFNIELEILDMNDNAPQFRRDSIHLDISESTSAGERFSLSNAVDPDVGSNSVKTYHLSESDHFNIEVQTGRDGSKFAELIMKKSLDREQQATHHLILTAVDGGTPPRSGTVNIIVNVLDTNDNAPLFNESNYSVNIMENSPIGNLVIDLNATDLDEGSNSDLTYSYSLYTPEKTQETFHLNPTTGEITVRGMLNYEDFKIYDMEVIAADKGVNSLSGQCTIKIQVEDMNDNHPEISIKSFQSPVSENIDVDTVIAVVSVSDKDSGDNGVVDLHIPRKMPFKLRESSDNYYELVVSEPLDREKVPEYDITFTVTDRGSPPLSDNETMTLQLLDVNDNVPHFPQSFYTIRVMENNAPGALLSSLSAFDPDLHENQYLVYFILEKEIVNTSMSMLFSINPENGNLYALKTFDYEMEKDFLFHIEARDSGSPPLSSNVTVHIIIMDQNDNTPVIVSPWRAHGSVVEEKIPRSTDKGSLVAKVIALDVDSVHNSRITYHFLQVTDATLFSLDQYNGEIRTMRMFSYKDPRHQRLVVVAKDNGDPALSATVTIKLSTMETAVKAHSDMTEVPMEYDIFSDLNLYLVIGLGSVSFLLLITILVTIVLKCQNTKPSMAAPPSRNSVISERNSTIADSTLVSNDAYWYSLFLAETRKGKMVVRQPVPKGSRYIVSSIPRSTGMSETSGSAPSTLQVSTF
- the LOC133648084 gene encoding protocadherin alpha-C2-like, translating into MRPHKRYVLLIVFLYTIPCVWASVTHYSIPEELKEGSVVANLANDLSLDVTSLIRRKMRVDIIANKKYLDVNKETGELYIVEKIDREHICNVKWTSCYLKLEVTLENPLRIFNIELEILDMNDNAPQFRRDSIHLDISESTPAGERFSLSNAVDPDVGSNSVKTYHLSESDHFNIEVQTGRDGSKFAELIMKKSLDREQQATHHLILTAVDGGTPPRSGTVNIIVNVLDTNDNAPLFNESIYSVNIMENSPIGNLVIDLNATDLDEGSNSDLTYSYSLYTPEKTQETFHLNPTTGEITVRGMLNYEDFKIYDMEVIAADKGVNSLSGQCTIKIQVEDMNDNHPEISIKSFQSPVSENIDVDTVIAVVSVSDKDSGDNGVVDLHIPRKMPFKLRESSDNYYELVVSEPLDREKVPEYDITFTVTDRGSPPLSDNETMTLQLLDVNDNVPHFPQSFYTIRVMENNAPGALLSSLSAFDPDLHENQYLVYFILEKEIVNTSMSMLFSINPENGNLYALKTFDYEMEKDFLFHIEARDSGSPPLSSNVTVHIIIMDQNDNTPVIVSPWRAHGSVVEEKIPRSTDKGSLVAKVIALDVDSVHNSRITYHFLQVTDATLFSLDQYNGEIRTMRMFSYKDPRHQRLVVVAKDNGDPALSATVTIKLSTMETAVKAHSDMTEVPMEYDIFSDLNLYLVIGLGSVSFLLLITILVTIVLKCQNTKPSMAAPPSRNSVISERNSTIADSTLVSNDAYWYSLFLAETRKGKMVVRQPVPKGSRYIVSSIPRSTGMSETSGSAPSTLQVSTF
- the LOC133648085 gene encoding protocadherin beta-16-like, which gives rise to MRPHKRYVLLIVFLYTIPCVWASVTHYSIPEELKEGSVVANLANDLSLDVTSLIRRKMRVDIIANKKYLDVNKETGELYILEKIDREHICNTKSTSSCYLKLEVTLENPLRIFNIELEILDMNDNAPQFRRDSIHLDISESTPAGERFSLSNAVDPDVGSNSVKTYHLSESDHFNIEVQTGRDGSKFAELIMKRNLDREQQATHHLILTAVDGGTPPRSGTVNIIVNVLDTNDNAPLFNESIYSVKIMENSPIGNLVIDLNATDLDEGSNSDLTYSYSLYTPEKTQETFHLNPSTGEITVRGMLNYEDFKIYDMEVIAADKGVNSLSGQCTIKIQVEDMNDNHPEISIKSFQSPVSENIDVDTVIAVVSVSDKDSGDNGVVDLHIPRKMPFKLRESSDNYYELVVSEPLDREKVPEYDITFTVTDRGSPPLSDNETMTLQLLDVNDNVPHFPQSFYTIRVMENNAPGTLLSSLSAFDPDLHENQYLVYFILEKEIVNTSMSMLFSINPENGNLYALKTFDYEMEKDFLFHIEARDSGSPPLSSNVTVHIIIMDQNDNTPVIVSPWRAHGSVVEEKIPRSTDKGSLVAKVIALDVDSVHNSRITYHFLQVTDATLFSLDQYNGEIRTMRMFSYKDPRHQRLVVVAKDNGDPALSATVTIKLSTMETAVKAHSDMTEVPMEYDIFSDLNLYLVIGLGSVSFLLLITILVTIVLKCQNTKPSIAAPPSRNSVISERNSTIADSTLVSNDAYWYSLFLAETRKGKMVVRQPVPKGSRYIVSSIPRSTGMSETSGSAPSTLQVWNDTMFLCCINQFNVIFYFNSGP